The following are encoded together in the Candidatus Omnitrophota bacterium genome:
- the queA gene encoding tRNA preQ1(34) S-adenosylmethionine ribosyltransferase-isomerase QueA, whose protein sequence is MKLADFDYQLPKDFIAQFPLKQRDASKLMVIEKDTGKIHHRHFSDILDYLSKGDCIILNDTKVYPARMFAKRSSGGKVEIFLLGKETDDTFRCLLRPSRLKLGEKVALNAGSITAQLVRKERDLNLIRFENIKDISGLINRFGVMPLPPYIRRKAEDSDREQYQTVYASKEGAVAAPTAGLHFTKNILDRIKDKGVDLGFLTLHVGWGSFRPVKEDEITRHKIEEEEFNLPAEVADLVNKTKQQAHKVFAVGTTTTRVLESAANASNDHNSLGALKGRTDLFIYPGFKFKIVNHLLTNFHLPRSTLFLLVCAFAGRRLIHKAYQEAIKWQYRFYSYGDAMLII, encoded by the coding sequence ATGAAATTAGCAGATTTTGATTATCAATTACCAAAAGATTTTATTGCCCAGTTTCCATTAAAGCAAAGAGATGCATCGAAGCTTATGGTGATTGAAAAAGACACGGGTAAAATCCATCATCGCCATTTCTCAGATATCCTGGATTATTTATCTAAAGGCGATTGTATAATATTAAATGACACAAAGGTCTATCCAGCAAGGATGTTTGCAAAGCGCTCAAGCGGTGGGAAAGTAGAGATCTTTCTTCTCGGGAAAGAGACTGACGACACCTTCCGCTGTTTACTAAGACCTTCAAGACTTAAGTTGGGTGAGAAGGTCGCGCTTAATGCAGGAAGTATTACTGCGCAACTGGTGCGCAAGGAAAGAGATCTAAATCTGATTCGATTCGAAAATATCAAAGACATCAGTGGTTTAATCAATCGTTTTGGAGTTATGCCCCTGCCTCCTTACATTAGACGAAAGGCAGAGGATTCTGATAGAGAGCAATATCAGACTGTTTATGCTAGCAAAGAGGGTGCAGTTGCTGCCCCAACCGCGGGATTGCATTTTACTAAAAACATTCTTGATAGAATTAAAGACAAGGGGGTAGATCTTGGATTTTTGACTCTTCATGTTGGCTGGGGTAGTTTTAGGCCTGTAAAGGAAGATGAAATCACAAGGCATAAGATAGAAGAGGAAGAATTCAATTTGCCAGCTGAAGTAGCAGATTTAGTTAACAAAACAAAACAACAAGCTCATAAGGTATTTGCAGTCGGCACAACCACTACGCGCGTCTTAGAGAGCGCAGCCAATGCTAGCAATGATCATAACAGTCTTGGCGCCTTAAAGGGGAGGACAGACTTATTCATTTATCCTGGATTTAAGTTTAAGATAGTTAATCATCTTTTAACGAATTTTCATCTTCCAAGATCAACCTTGTTTCTTCTGGTTTGTGCATTTGCTGGACGCAGGCTGATTCATAAGGCATATCAGGAAGCAATTAAATGGCAGTACAGATTTTATAGCTACGGGGATGCAATGTTGATTATTTAA